The Gammaproteobacteria bacterium genome contains a region encoding:
- a CDS encoding RND transporter — translation MRWLEKIPLVPLILAAIFMGLAPFVPQPHLWEKLTMLVDGSLTKPVDIFDLLWHSALPILLVVKVVLARRQRVAGVK, via the coding sequence ATGCGATGGTTAGAGAAAATCCCGCTGGTGCCGCTGATCCTGGCCGCCATTTTTATGGGGCTGGCGCCGTTTGTCCCTCAACCCCATCTATGGGAAAAGCTGACGATGTTAGTGGATGGTTCGCTAACGAAACCAGTGGATATATTTGATCTGTTATGGCATTCGGCATTACCCATTCTGCTCGTGGTGAAAGTGGTGCTGGCGCGCCGGCAACGGGTGGCGGGTGTGAAATAA